A region of Lycium barbarum isolate Lr01 chromosome 1, ASM1917538v2, whole genome shotgun sequence DNA encodes the following proteins:
- the LOC132611672 gene encoding uncharacterized protein LOC132611672, whose protein sequence is MGAGKRLKSLKNQYKLPFICIKEPKRKAKHITKLPLWEELQVLSTTLKGPWGVIGDFNVITSPEEKHGGACYNMQKSVFMVPSTLGATTEGTQEQSGKNSIDCSLMKNVKDVWIVNTQGTAMWKQHNKMKVVATKLSSWSRETFGDIFKDVKEAEKQVTELEKKLTENNNEENRANLSKTKADFIRLLKNQDEIYRQKAKTRWLKDGDKNTSYFHKVIKDRRRKLNIQSIQDNEGHKIEGHQNIATTTIKHFEGLFSYQEAKGSFRILDIVPKLVTEEMYAMLIAIPTPRK, encoded by the exons ATGGGTGCTGGTAAGAGACTAAAAAGTCTCAAAAACCAGTACAAACTCCCCTTTATTTGCATTAAAGAACCCAAGAGGAAAGCCAAGCACATCACTAA GTTACCTCTATGGGAGGAACTTCAAGTCCTATCTACCACGCTGAAGGGACCATGGGGTGTCATAGGTGATTTCAATGTGATCACTAGCCCTGAAGAAAAGCATGGTGGTGCTTGCTACAATATGCAAAAGAGT GTTTTCATGGTGCCTAGTACACTTGGTGCAACAACTGAGGGCACCCAAGAACAATCTGGAAAAAACTCGATAGATTGCTCATTAATGAAGAATG TCAAAGATGTTTGGATTGTCAATACCCAGGGTACTGCCATGTGGAAACAGCACAATAAGATGAAAGTTGTAGCAACTAAACTTAGCTCTTGGTCTAGAGAGACCTTTGGAGACATTTTTAAGGATGTCAAGGAGGCTGAGAAACAGGTCACTGAGCTGGAAAAGAAACTTACTGAAAACAATAATGAGGAAAATAGAGCTAATCTCAGCAAGACAAAAGCTGACTTCATCAGACTTTTGAAAAATCAGGATGAGATTTATAGGCAGAAGGCTAAGACTAGGTGGCTAAAAGATGGGGATAAAAATACCTCCTACTTTCACAAAGTGATCAAAGACAGAAGAAGGAAGTTGAATATCCAAAGCATACAAGACAATGAAGGACATAAGATTGAAGGACATCAAAACATTGCTACAACAACCATCAAGCACTTTGAGGGTCTGTTTAGTTATCAGGAAGCCAAGGGAAGTTTCAGAATCTTGGACATAGTTCCTAAGCTAGTTACAGAAGAGATGTATGCAATGCTGATAGCCATCCCAACCCCCAGGAAGTAA